The Gemmatimonadaceae bacterium genome window below encodes:
- a CDS encoding RagB/SusD family nutrient uptake outer membrane protein, whose product MQRRIALSVAGLALAAGVVTACNSSRLLDVTTPNAVPVDILDQPVNAALAVASAVGDFQCALGTAVVVEGLISGEMGDAQLGAAQWDYARRTANTLTNGIYGTARCDNSAQVIGIYYPLSTARYDADHAIANLTKWTDAQVQNRATLLAVANLYAGFSYAMLGMSMCQAAFDNGPAVNQKGMFALAEARFSAAIAAAPAGADSIKNAAYVGRARVRLYQGNTAAALTDAQSVPGGFVMNSTNDASNYRNYNRVYAVTKQFGDYSIPSWSQNMTTENGDIDPRSATTLTSTRSADNNKTLIYVANKYSGGDAVPLPIARYAEAQLIAAEILGGTQAVSIINALRDSVGLAHYTGQTDAASIKSLVISERQRVLFLEGQRNYDVERFQIAFNPPIGTAFPFKGGTYGNTTCLPLPDIEKNNNPSLGPAFIPSLTGT is encoded by the coding sequence ATGCAGCGCAGGATTGCGCTCTCGGTCGCCGGTTTGGCGCTCGCGGCCGGCGTTGTCACGGCATGCAATTCGAGCCGGTTGCTCGATGTCACGACGCCTAACGCGGTGCCCGTGGACATTCTCGACCAACCGGTGAACGCAGCCCTCGCGGTTGCGAGCGCCGTGGGCGATTTCCAGTGCGCACTGGGCACGGCGGTGGTCGTCGAGGGGCTGATCTCGGGCGAGATGGGCGACGCGCAACTCGGCGCGGCGCAATGGGATTACGCGCGACGCACCGCGAATACGTTGACAAACGGCATCTATGGTACGGCGCGTTGCGACAACTCGGCGCAAGTGATCGGCATCTATTACCCGCTCTCGACCGCTCGTTACGACGCGGATCACGCGATCGCGAACCTGACCAAGTGGACCGATGCCCAGGTCCAGAATCGCGCCACACTGTTGGCGGTTGCGAATCTGTACGCGGGCTTCAGTTATGCGATGTTGGGCATGTCGATGTGCCAGGCGGCATTCGACAACGGTCCGGCAGTGAATCAGAAGGGAATGTTCGCCCTTGCCGAGGCGCGCTTCAGCGCCGCGATCGCGGCGGCTCCCGCCGGAGCCGATAGCATCAAGAACGCGGCATATGTCGGCCGAGCGCGCGTCCGACTGTATCAGGGTAACACTGCAGCGGCGCTCACTGATGCCCAGTCGGTTCCGGGCGGCTTCGTGATGAACTCGACTAACGACGCCTCGAACTATCGGAATTACAATCGCGTGTATGCGGTGACGAAACAATTCGGCGACTACTCCATCCCCTCGTGGTCTCAGAACATGACGACCGAGAACGGGGACATCGACCCTCGCTCGGCGACTACGCTCACCAGCACGCGTTCGGCCGACAACAACAAGACGCTGATCTACGTCGCGAACAAGTACAGCGGTGGCGATGCCGTGCCCCTTCCGATTGCCCGCTACGCGGAGGCACAGTTAATCGCCGCAGAGATTCTGGGCGGCACCCAGGCGGTGTCGATCATCAACGCGCTGCGGGATAGCGTCGGTCTCGCGCATTACACCGGCCAGACAGATGCAGCCTCGATTAAGAGTCTGGTGATCAGCGAGCGACAGCGCGTGCTCTTCCTCGAGGGTCAGCGCAACTACGACGTCGAGCGCTTCCAGATTGCCTTCAATCCGCCGATCGGTACCGCGTTCCCGTTCAAGGGCGGTACGTACGGCAACACGACCTGTCTGCCGCTGCCCGACATCGAGAAGAACAACAACCCGAGCCTCGGTCCCGCCTTCATTCCAAGCCTGACTGGCACATAA
- a CDS encoding SusC/RagA family TonB-linked outer membrane protein yields MSFAGLTRSGPGLRLGARALAARAAAVAIAVALLAVPRSARAQEGVIAGTVITQSGARPLPGVQVAVLDQAGKGAVTDASGRFRITGVTGSQVVVNARMIGYRAITQTVSVGTTNLQFAMSERALELDQVIVTGTAGGEQKRALGASVSKVDVADVVAKQAVPSVDALLNGRAAGVMVLPGTGMVGAGAKVRIRGIGSFSLSADPLIYVDGVRVDNQTSTGISIQAFSSGVISRLNDFDPDQIESIEVLKGPAAATLYGTEAARGVINIITKKGTTGGTTYNFTVTGGQNVFQNAAGRIATNWCHVDTPAGGGTPTCDANGTGPLLGLNTVRRQDSLGAPIFRRGGLRNYDANVSGGTGPFTYFAAGAFTDNQGVDPGNEQRKQSFRTNLSITPNDKVNLQTNFGYVNGHTTITCEAGCGGLMWDSEYSNPANLPQFCDPGDTPCTWVQGFNGAPPAADEVQHDWQDLNRITASATINYNPFSWFTNRLAIGTDVTQEGNVEYVPYLTNDTLANFWGASAQGYRYRLNHQATFNTYDYVGSANLKLRSYLNSKTSFGVQYYTQHNDSLSAEGDYFPAPGLQTLSSAGTPVPSVENFTENNTLGYYGQEEFAYNDRLYLTGAVRVDNNSSFGSQVHWVTYPKVSVSYVASDEPAIQQHLPSWLNSLRLRGAYGGSGQQPLLNTALRTLAPAAGPLGRSILTPSTLGNPDLKPERVLGTEVGFETSMFHDRFGIDFTYFHDDSRDAILSRGVAPGTGFGLNNQYFNAGEIVKHGVEALFKASVMQRRNFAWDMNVNMSTQNAKIIRLNGRDTVIDFGNYAHRVGHSPFDWFSYRVVGATGTYDAATNTVSVPQASIMCDNGHGGATNCYSPTGQLIAPKVYQGHTTPTFEGSWSNTLTIFKNFRLSAMLDAASGYKRLDNNIRIRCQIFDTCLQYVQPQNTDPKLLAQFFSGGPLRNFTINDASYIKFRELSLSYDVPMNIAARAGARNATLTASVRNLGMWTNYTGYDPESQFVAGNPAQVDQAELPQLLTYALTIRLSY; encoded by the coding sequence ATGTCATTCGCAGGTCTCACTCGCTCGGGCCCAGGCCTGAGGCTCGGTGCGCGCGCGCTCGCCGCGCGTGCCGCTGCCGTCGCCATCGCGGTGGCGCTCCTCGCCGTCCCGCGCAGCGCGCGGGCGCAGGAGGGGGTTATCGCCGGCACGGTCATCACTCAATCCGGTGCCCGCCCACTCCCCGGCGTGCAGGTCGCGGTACTGGACCAGGCCGGGAAGGGCGCTGTCACCGACGCCTCCGGTCGATTCCGCATCACTGGGGTCACGGGATCGCAGGTTGTCGTGAATGCTCGCATGATCGGCTATCGCGCCATCACGCAGACGGTCAGCGTCGGCACGACAAACCTGCAATTCGCGATGTCGGAGCGGGCGCTGGAGCTCGATCAGGTCATCGTCACCGGCACCGCGGGCGGAGAGCAAAAGCGCGCGCTTGGCGCGTCGGTCTCGAAGGTGGACGTCGCTGACGTCGTGGCCAAGCAAGCGGTCCCCTCAGTGGACGCGCTGCTGAATGGCCGTGCTGCGGGTGTCATGGTGTTGCCGGGCACCGGCATGGTGGGCGCCGGCGCGAAGGTGCGCATCCGCGGCATCGGCAGCTTCTCGCTCTCAGCCGACCCGCTGATCTATGTCGACGGCGTGCGCGTCGACAACCAGACGAGCACTGGTATTTCCATTCAGGCCTTCAGCTCCGGTGTCATCTCCCGCCTTAATGACTTTGATCCCGATCAGATCGAGAGCATCGAGGTCTTGAAGGGTCCCGCCGCGGCGACGCTCTACGGAACCGAAGCGGCGCGCGGAGTCATCAACATCATCACGAAAAAGGGCACCACCGGCGGCACGACGTACAACTTCACCGTCACCGGTGGCCAGAACGTGTTTCAGAACGCAGCCGGCCGAATCGCCACGAACTGGTGCCACGTCGACACGCCCGCGGGTGGCGGAACGCCGACGTGTGACGCGAACGGCACCGGACCGCTGCTCGGACTCAACACCGTGCGGCGCCAGGACTCGCTTGGGGCGCCGATCTTCCGCCGTGGCGGTCTTCGGAATTATGACGCGAACGTCAGCGGCGGCACGGGTCCGTTCACGTATTTCGCAGCCGGCGCGTTCACCGATAATCAGGGCGTCGATCCTGGAAACGAGCAACGGAAGCAGAGCTTCCGCACGAACCTGTCGATCACGCCTAACGACAAGGTCAACCTCCAGACTAACTTCGGCTACGTCAACGGTCATACGACGATCACTTGCGAGGCAGGCTGCGGCGGATTGATGTGGGACTCGGAGTACTCGAACCCGGCGAATCTGCCGCAATTCTGCGACCCGGGAGACACCCCGTGTACGTGGGTGCAAGGCTTCAATGGTGCACCGCCTGCCGCCGACGAGGTGCAGCACGATTGGCAGGATCTCAACCGCATCACCGCCAGCGCGACGATCAACTACAACCCGTTCTCTTGGTTCACGAACCGCTTGGCGATCGGTACCGACGTGACGCAGGAAGGGAATGTCGAGTACGTGCCCTATCTCACGAATGACACGCTCGCCAATTTCTGGGGTGCTTCCGCGCAGGGCTATCGCTATCGGCTGAACCATCAGGCGACGTTCAACACCTACGACTACGTCGGCAGCGCGAATCTCAAGTTGCGGTCGTATCTGAACTCAAAGACCTCGTTCGGCGTCCAGTACTACACGCAACACAACGACTCGCTCTCGGCTGAAGGCGACTACTTCCCGGCACCGGGCCTCCAAACGCTGAGCTCTGCGGGTACGCCCGTGCCGTCGGTCGAGAACTTCACCGAGAACAACACCCTTGGCTACTATGGCCAGGAGGAGTTCGCGTACAACGATCGCCTGTACCTCACCGGCGCCGTGCGCGTGGATAACAACAGCTCCTTCGGCAGCCAGGTGCACTGGGTCACGTATCCGAAAGTCAGCGTCTCCTATGTCGCGAGCGATGAGCCGGCCATCCAGCAGCATCTGCCTTCGTGGCTCAATAGCCTGCGGCTACGTGGCGCGTACGGAGGCTCGGGTCAACAGCCGCTGCTGAATACGGCACTCCGGACGCTCGCGCCCGCGGCGGGTCCACTCGGGAGGAGCATCCTGACCCCGTCGACGCTCGGCAATCCGGATCTCAAGCCGGAGCGCGTGCTCGGCACCGAGGTCGGTTTCGAGACGTCGATGTTCCATGATCGCTTCGGAATCGACTTCACCTACTTCCACGACGATTCGCGCGACGCAATTCTCTCGCGCGGTGTCGCTCCGGGCACGGGCTTCGGCCTCAATAATCAGTACTTCAACGCCGGCGAGATCGTGAAGCATGGCGTCGAGGCGCTGTTCAAGGCGTCGGTCATGCAACGGCGGAACTTCGCCTGGGACATGAATGTCAACATGTCCACGCAGAATGCGAAGATCATTCGCCTCAACGGAAGAGACACCGTCATCGATTTCGGCAATTACGCGCACCGCGTCGGCCACTCGCCGTTCGATTGGTTCTCATACAGGGTGGTGGGCGCGACGGGCACATACGACGCCGCGACGAACACTGTAAGTGTGCCGCAGGCGAGCATCATGTGCGACAACGGGCACGGCGGTGCGACGAATTGCTACAGTCCCACCGGTCAGCTCATCGCGCCGAAGGTCTATCAGGGCCATACAACGCCGACGTTCGAGGGCTCCTGGTCCAACACCCTCACGATCTTCAAGAATTTCCGACTGTCAGCGATGCTCGATGCGGCGAGCGGCTACAAGCGCCTCGACAATAACATTCGCATACGCTGCCAGATCTTCGACACGTGCCTGCAGTACGTCCAGCCGCAGAACACCGATCCGAAGCTGCTCGCGCAGTTCTTCAGCGGCGGCCCGCTGCGTAACTTCACGATCAACGACGCCTCGTACATAAAGTTCCGCGAGCTGTCGCTGTCGTATGATGTCCCGATGAACATTGCTGCGCGCGCTGGCGCTCGTAACGCGACGCTGACTGCGTCGGTTCGCAATCTCGGCATGTGGACCAACTATACGGGTTATGATCCCGAGAGCCAGTTCGTCGCCGGCAACCCGGCGCAAGTCGACCAGGCGGAGCTGCCGCAGCTCCTCACCTATGCCCTCACGATTCGCCTGAGCTACTGA
- a CDS encoding ABC transporter permease encodes MSAFLQDLQYGLRKLRTSPGFTLVAVLTLAIGIGANTVMFGIVDAILFRPPAGVVDASHLMRVELELQLPNGPPTMTGVLSYPDFVNVRDRAKGFAHAAAFARTSIEVGRGDQARSEPVMLASGDYFATLGTRAAVGRTITVDDDRESAAIPVAMLGWEYFQRAYSGDPRVIGQSIVLNGHSFTIIGVAPKSFTGIDAGAPSLWVPLGTATDLGYDDRMVRSRFASWLSVIGRLAPNAIREQAQASVQAALLAARDEGADLPPTGLGPGGGMPSGSEVRVQIGGPGGGRGGAAAPPPPRRVSLTKVAGAGNAARPGRGAGRRSMPVSLWFLAITGTVLLIACANVANLLLVRAANRSHEIAVRLSLGATRERLARQLLTESLLLAALGGAAAVGVAIAGAALLPAMLPLPPMPSVVDDRALLFTAAVAAVTTLAFGLAPAWRATRQQLYSVLGVASRARAGRSIGRDALVVVQLGASLALLVAAGLFVRSLRNVKAVDTGFAADRLLLASADVRGARFTREQAIDYWNRALARVKTLPGVRSAALGAAMPFEMNITFGVDIPSAPSPDGRPRPTSADFVDPDFFATAGIPIVQGRAFNADDRESGAPVAIVNQTFVRRYLHGVNPLSACINDGPGARGGSCSQIVGVVADAHYGDVTRDPDPFMYRPIAQRGPEMPPLTMMYVRTTEEPAPVAGTLRRELQSLDARVAFATVRPMTAMIEPQLAPWRIGTFIFMLFGVIGALLAAVGLYGVVSFVVAQRTREFGVRLALGAQTDDVFRLVLSHGARLVGVGLIAGAIVAALSTRLFVSLMFGVSALDPFVYVVMALLLAVVALVASYVPALRATRVDPIEALRTE; translated from the coding sequence ATGTCAGCCTTCCTGCAAGATCTCCAGTACGGCCTGCGCAAGCTGCGCACATCACCAGGTTTCACACTCGTCGCCGTCCTCACGCTGGCGATCGGCATCGGCGCCAACACGGTGATGTTCGGCATCGTCGACGCGATTCTCTTCCGTCCGCCCGCGGGCGTGGTGGACGCATCACACCTGATGCGCGTCGAGCTCGAGCTGCAGTTGCCGAACGGACCGCCAACAATGACGGGCGTCCTGTCATATCCCGACTTCGTCAACGTTCGCGATCGCGCGAAGGGATTCGCCCACGCGGCCGCATTCGCGCGCACGAGCATCGAAGTGGGACGTGGTGATCAAGCCCGGAGCGAGCCAGTCATGCTCGCGTCGGGCGATTACTTCGCCACGCTCGGCACGCGCGCGGCCGTCGGTCGCACGATCACCGTCGACGACGATCGCGAGAGCGCTGCGATTCCGGTCGCGATGCTCGGCTGGGAATATTTCCAGCGCGCGTATTCGGGCGACCCGCGCGTCATTGGTCAATCGATCGTGCTCAACGGCCACTCGTTCACGATCATCGGCGTCGCGCCGAAGAGCTTCACCGGCATCGACGCGGGCGCGCCGTCGCTCTGGGTGCCACTCGGTACCGCCACCGATCTCGGGTATGACGACCGCATGGTCCGGTCGCGCTTCGCGTCGTGGTTGAGCGTGATCGGCCGTCTGGCGCCTAACGCGATACGTGAGCAGGCGCAGGCGTCGGTGCAGGCAGCGCTCCTCGCCGCGCGCGACGAGGGCGCCGATCTCCCGCCGACCGGACTCGGGCCCGGAGGCGGCATGCCGTCGGGGAGCGAGGTGCGCGTGCAGATTGGCGGACCGGGTGGCGGTCGCGGCGGGGCGGCGGCTCCGCCTCCGCCGCGTCGTGTCAGCCTGACGAAGGTCGCGGGGGCCGGGAATGCGGCGCGGCCCGGACGCGGCGCCGGACGTCGCTCGATGCCCGTCTCGCTCTGGTTCCTCGCGATCACCGGGACGGTCCTGCTCATTGCCTGCGCGAACGTTGCGAATCTACTCCTCGTCCGCGCCGCGAATCGTTCTCATGAGATTGCGGTCCGGTTGTCGTTAGGCGCGACACGGGAGCGGCTCGCCCGGCAGCTTCTCACCGAAAGTCTCCTCCTCGCTGCGTTAGGCGGTGCGGCGGCGGTTGGGGTCGCGATCGCGGGCGCGGCGCTCCTCCCCGCGATGTTGCCGTTGCCGCCGATGCCCTCCGTGGTGGACGACCGCGCGCTGCTCTTCACCGCCGCCGTTGCCGCGGTCACGACGCTGGCGTTCGGTCTCGCTCCGGCCTGGCGAGCGACTCGCCAGCAACTCTATTCGGTGCTCGGCGTGGCGAGCCGAGCGCGGGCCGGACGGTCCATCGGGCGCGACGCGCTCGTTGTCGTGCAGCTCGGCGCGTCGCTCGCGCTCCTCGTCGCCGCCGGTCTCTTCGTGCGCAGCCTGCGCAATGTGAAGGCTGTCGACACCGGCTTCGCCGCCGACCGGCTCCTGCTCGCCAGCGCCGACGTCCGCGGCGCCCGTTTCACCCGCGAGCAGGCGATCGACTATTGGAACCGAGCGCTGGCGCGCGTCAAGACGCTGCCCGGGGTGCGCAGCGCCGCGTTAGGCGCGGCGATGCCTTTCGAGATGAACATTACCTTCGGCGTCGACATCCCGAGCGCTCCGTCGCCGGACGGCCGTCCGCGGCCGACATCGGCGGATTTCGTCGATCCCGACTTCTTCGCGACCGCGGGCATCCCCATCGTTCAAGGCCGCGCCTTCAACGCCGACGATCGCGAGTCGGGCGCACCCGTCGCCATCGTGAATCAAACCTTCGTGCGGCGCTATCTGCACGGCGTGAATCCACTCTCGGCGTGTATCAACGACGGGCCCGGTGCTCGCGGTGGCAGCTGCTCGCAAATCGTCGGAGTGGTCGCGGACGCTCATTATGGCGACGTGACACGCGATCCCGATCCGTTCATGTACCGGCCGATCGCACAGCGCGGCCCGGAGATGCCGCCGCTGACGATGATGTACGTGCGCACGACCGAGGAGCCTGCGCCCGTGGCCGGCACGTTGCGCCGGGAACTGCAGTCGCTCGACGCGCGCGTCGCCTTCGCGACCGTGCGTCCGATGACGGCGATGATCGAGCCACAGCTCGCGCCATGGCGGATCGGCACGTTCATCTTCATGCTGTTCGGTGTGATCGGCGCGCTCCTCGCGGCGGTTGGACTGTATGGCGTCGTGTCATTCGTTGTGGCGCAGCGCACGCGGGAGTTCGGCGTGCGTCTCGCGCTCGGTGCGCAGACGGACGACGTCTTCCGTCTCGTACTCAGCCATGGGGCGCGCCTCGTGGGCGTCGGTCTGATCGCGGGCGCCATCGTCGCCGCTCTGTCGACGCGCCTGTTCGTCTCACTGATGTTCGGCGTGAGCGCACTCGACCCGTTCGTCTACGTTGTCATGGCGCTTCTGCTCGCCGTGGTCGCGCTGGTGGCGTCGTACGTGCCGGCGCTTCGGGCGACGAGAGTGGATCCGATAGAGGCGCTGCGGACTGAATAA
- a CDS encoding ferric reductase-like transmembrane domain-containing protein — protein MSALELSSDVGIVAVIVISCNILLGLLMGVKYNPWKRWPHKRINYFKIHNWTGYTALTLSVLHVVLLLASTEAKFRFVDVLYPMVGPKQQVINTLGAAALYVLIVVVVTSYYRAAIGHDRWRIIHYGTYLTAALFFVHGIWSDPSLKDNPIDYLDAEKVAIELSLLVIVVASFFRWRFALRKRRSLGVRHRPYLSASP, from the coding sequence ATGTCTGCCCTCGAATTATCGAGCGACGTCGGCATCGTCGCCGTCATCGTCATCTCGTGCAACATCCTCCTCGGTCTCCTCATGGGTGTGAAGTACAACCCATGGAAACGGTGGCCACACAAGCGAATCAATTATTTCAAGATTCATAACTGGACCGGCTACACCGCACTGACGCTGTCGGTGCTGCATGTCGTGCTGTTGCTCGCGTCGACCGAGGCCAAGTTCCGCTTCGTCGACGTGCTGTATCCGATGGTTGGACCGAAGCAGCAGGTCATCAACACCCTTGGTGCCGCGGCGTTGTACGTGCTGATCGTCGTCGTCGTGACGTCGTACTATCGCGCGGCCATCGGACACGACCGGTGGCGGATCATCCACTACGGCACGTACCTCACGGCCGCGCTATTCTTCGTTCATGGCATCTGGTCGGATCCGTCGCTGAAGGACAATCCGATCGATTATCTCGACGCGGAGAAGGTCGCGATCGAGCTCAGTCTGCTCGTGATCGTCGTCGCATCGTTCTTTCGTTGGCGGTTCGCGCTGCGCAAACGCCGCTCGTTAGGTGTGAGACACAGACCGTATTTGAGCGCTAGCCCGTAG
- a CDS encoding c-type cytochrome — protein sequence MRLCFLALLLASPATLTAQLPATFENLQYFPKDIPRDTLIQIMRGFSFALGVRCQYCHAGGDGISFEGVEFKSDEKVAKRKARYMLHMADTINNQLLAGLPNRSTPPVRVACVTCHRGLSKPATLASTLTATIESTGTDSAVAQYRRLRQNTMTQGTFDFGEWSMNELARTLGERGKTMEAIAMLELNQEFYPQAAEIDFMIAELHLQRGEKDKAISRYRAVLEKQPNNARAKQRLIELGAT from the coding sequence ATGCGCCTTTGTTTTCTCGCACTGCTCCTGGCGTCGCCTGCAACTCTCACAGCCCAGCTCCCCGCGACGTTCGAGAATCTTCAATATTTCCCGAAAGACATTCCGCGTGACACGCTCATCCAGATCATGCGCGGGTTCTCCTTCGCTCTCGGCGTACGCTGTCAGTACTGCCACGCGGGCGGCGACGGCATCTCCTTCGAGGGAGTCGAGTTCAAGTCAGACGAGAAGGTGGCGAAGCGCAAAGCGCGGTACATGCTGCACATGGCCGACACGATCAACAATCAGTTGCTCGCGGGCCTTCCGAATCGGAGCACGCCACCGGTGCGCGTCGCGTGCGTGACCTGTCATCGCGGACTCTCGAAGCCGGCGACGCTCGCGTCGACGCTGACGGCAACTATCGAGTCGACGGGGACCGACTCCGCGGTCGCGCAGTATCGCCGGCTTCGCCAGAACACGATGACGCAGGGAACGTTTGACTTCGGCGAATGGTCGATGAACGAGCTCGCGCGAACGCTGGGCGAACGCGGAAAGACGATGGAGGCGATCGCGATGCTCGAGCTGAACCAGGAATTCTATCCGCAAGCAGCCGAGATCGATTTCATGATCGCGGAGTTGCACCTGCAGCGCGGCGAAAAGGACAAGGCGATCAGTCGCTATCGCGCGGTGTTGGAGAAGCAGCCTAACAATGCGCGCGCGAAGCAGAGACTAATCGAGCTTGGGGCGACCTGA
- the map gene encoding type I methionyl aminopeptidase gives MTVSSKSDLAGLERVGALVARALREMEHATRPGLSTAQLDAIGAAFLRRHDARSAPQLSYDFPGFSCISVNEQIVHGVPGPRVLAPGDVVKIDVTAELDGFVADAAITVTIPPVTAEARKLRKCAQRAFARAMTVARAGNPIREIGRVVEDEVKRHDFAVVREMCGHGVGRSIHESPSVPNYDSLMTRGTLTEGMVLAIEPIICARPARVVEEPDGWTLRTHNRCLAAHYEHTVVIRDGEPLLITQLPAA, from the coding sequence GTGACCGTTTCCTCGAAGTCTGATCTGGCCGGCCTCGAGCGCGTTGGCGCCCTCGTGGCGCGGGCGCTGCGCGAGATGGAGCACGCGACGCGACCTGGCCTCTCGACCGCGCAGCTCGACGCCATTGGTGCTGCCTTTCTGCGCCGGCATGACGCCCGCTCGGCGCCGCAGCTCAGCTACGACTTCCCCGGCTTCAGCTGCATCAGCGTCAACGAGCAGATCGTTCACGGCGTGCCGGGGCCGCGTGTGCTCGCGCCGGGCGACGTCGTCAAGATCGACGTCACCGCGGAGCTCGACGGCTTCGTTGCCGATGCGGCGATCACGGTCACGATTCCCCCCGTGACGGCGGAAGCGCGCAAGCTCCGGAAGTGTGCGCAGCGCGCGTTCGCGCGGGCGATGACCGTGGCGCGCGCGGGAAATCCGATTCGTGAGATCGGGCGCGTCGTGGAGGACGAGGTGAAGCGCCACGATTTCGCCGTGGTGCGCGAGATGTGCGGCCACGGCGTCGGCCGTTCGATCCACGAATCGCCATCGGTGCCTAACTATGACAGCCTGATGACGCGTGGGACGTTGACCGAAGGCATGGTGCTCGCCATCGAGCCGATTATCTGTGCCCGCCCCGCGCGCGTCGTGGAAGAGCCGGATGGCTGGACGCTCCGCACGCATAACCGCTGCCTCGCGGCGCATTACGAGCACACAGTCGTGATTCGCGACGGAGAGCCGCTGCTGATCACCCAACTGCCGGCAGCCTGA
- a CDS encoding MFS transporter — protein MGKLIVLMITAFVDMVGFAMVLPLLPFYAASMGATGFVVGLLISTFSVAQLVSAPTWGRISDTFGRRPAVISGLLISAAAYVVFGLAGTIWVLLVSRVVQGVGGGTVGVLQAYVADASHPDDRAKGLGWLSAATSGGAVVGPVLGSLFVDWWGHRGPGFGAAGFCILSSLFAWKYLRESAGMRTTTEHALPVRSLGAEGSVLGRVIVHPGDPAPRLIWIYAIAIGGFYGTAPLLSLLFADRLNVTERNVGLFITYFGAMGVLVRAGVLGFAVKKLGEARLARLGIVLLAAGLGVIAVAHSYLTTFIAITLMPLGTAFLFPCITALLSRVVPSRERGLHMGVQQTYGGVSRVIFPMLTGFMMDRFGTGSPYALAAVLVAATLLITAPLEDYMGSRKPASPQPELEMET, from the coding sequence ATGGGCAAGCTGATCGTACTCATGATCACGGCGTTCGTCGACATGGTCGGCTTCGCCATGGTCCTCCCGCTCCTGCCTTTTTATGCGGCGAGCATGGGTGCGACGGGCTTCGTCGTGGGGCTTCTCATCTCCACGTTCTCGGTCGCCCAGCTCGTGAGCGCGCCGACCTGGGGGCGGATCTCGGATACGTTCGGCCGCCGTCCGGCCGTGATTTCGGGTTTACTCATTTCGGCCGCCGCGTACGTGGTGTTCGGTCTTGCCGGCACGATCTGGGTGCTCTTGGTCTCGCGAGTCGTGCAGGGCGTAGGCGGGGGGACGGTCGGCGTCCTCCAGGCGTACGTCGCCGACGCGAGTCATCCCGACGATCGCGCCAAAGGCCTTGGTTGGCTCTCGGCGGCGACGAGCGGGGGCGCCGTCGTCGGGCCGGTACTCGGATCGCTCTTCGTGGATTGGTGGGGACACCGCGGGCCTGGATTCGGCGCCGCGGGATTTTGTATCCTCAGCTCGCTCTTTGCGTGGAAATACCTGCGCGAATCGGCGGGGATGCGAACGACGACGGAGCATGCGCTACCCGTCAGGTCGTTAGGCGCGGAAGGTAGCGTGCTCGGACGGGTCATCGTGCATCCCGGCGACCCGGCGCCGCGACTGATCTGGATCTACGCCATCGCGATCGGTGGATTCTATGGTACCGCCCCGCTCCTGTCTCTGCTCTTCGCCGATCGGCTGAATGTCACCGAACGGAACGTGGGCCTGTTCATCACGTACTTCGGCGCAATGGGAGTGCTCGTTCGCGCGGGCGTGCTCGGGTTCGCGGTGAAGAAGCTGGGTGAGGCGCGCCTGGCACGGCTGGGGATCGTTCTGCTCGCAGCAGGCCTCGGCGTCATCGCCGTCGCACATTCGTACCTAACGACATTCATCGCCATCACGCTCATGCCGCTGGGCACGGCGTTTCTCTTCCCGTGCATAACGGCGCTGCTGTCGCGCGTCGTGCCGAGCAGGGAGCGGGGGCTGCACATGGGTGTGCAGCAGACCTATGGCGGCGTGTCGCGCGTCATTTTCCCGATGCTCACTGGATTTATGATGGACCGATTCGGCACCGGATCGCCGTACGCCCTGGCCGCCGTGCTGGTCGCTGCGACGCTGCTGATTACCGCCCCGCTGGAGGACTACATGGGCTCGCGCAAGCCCGCGAGCCCGCAGCCGGAACTCGAGATGGAGACCTGA